From one Plasmodium knowlesi strain H genome assembly, chromosome: 11 genomic stretch:
- a CDS encoding RNA-binding protein, putative, protein MEGHRRFHMQDNYDMSMNRNCEPNGSYFEGMGGMQNGLYYNTYEDDQRGNFSMGREGNVYMGNKRGMMGDGGLQGGRGMQSDSTSPDVIYNRNFNINSSQNYNTGGYHPSYNSDYSGMNYQMMNTSGSANYAGSMMNMSSPNPYPNDEYVLNRKAAKILYIHNITSRLADENFIYSLCSVYGNVESVSYMKGKNLFIVKFECSDSALSAYKYLPTHFKSIHLELRNESRKISYFNEKANSNKYISPNISEKKFLSLSIEKREHIMSIKQKELLRKCKEKLNQYINMFNNKNITEGTKEKLKCLIDHLKTRIEALNNECSGGKLLGGNSSSGTPFNNYDTGALGIVRGRELSGGSLNRKNNPIGGGGGGGGGAKSIRGITGSMDPMNSSSTTIKINYMSNMKNNEQLGNYIAQNNSIFLNEHICYFSLFSFGERYAIIKYNNENIARNVFKNCKMYNINVEFVQDDADGYMAS, encoded by the coding sequence ATGGAGGGCCACCGAAGATTCCACATGCAGGATAATTACGACATGAGCATGAACAGGAACTGTGAGCCCAATGGAAGTTATTTCGAGGGTATGGGGGGGATGCAGAACGGGTTGTACTACAACACTTATGAGGACGATCAGAGGGGAAATTTCTCCatgggaagagaaggaaatgttTACATGGGAAATAAGAGGGGGATGATGGGGGATGGTGGTCTGCAAGGAGGGAGAGGCATGCAGAGTGATAGCACCTCACCTGACGTAATTTACAATAGGAATTTTAATATAAATAGCAGTCAAAATTATAATACAGGAGGTTACCACCCATCCTATAACAGCGACTACAGTGGAATGAACTATCAAATGATGAATACCAGTGGAAGTGCTAACTACGCCGGGAGTATGATGAATATGTCTTCACCTAATCCATACCCAAATGATGAATACGTGCTGAATAGGAAAGCTGCGAAAATACTTTACATACATAATATAACGAGCAGGTTAGCGGACGAGAATTTTATATATAGTCTTTGTTCTGTGTATGGAAATGTAGAATCTGTGAGCTAcatgaagggaaagaattTATTTATTGTAAAATTCGAATGCTCCGATAGTGCCCTCAGTGCCTACAAATACTTACCTACTCATTTTAAAAGTATACATTTGGAGCTACGGAACGAGTCCAGAAAAATAAGTTATTTTAATGAAAAGGCTAACagtaataaatatatttctccaAATatatcggaaaaaaaattcctttctcTAAGTATTGAAAAGAGAGAACATATAATGAGTATTAAGCAGAAAGAACTCCTTCGCAAATGTAAGGAGAAACTAAACCAGTACATTAATATGTttaacaataaaaatataactgAGGGAACTAAGGAGAAACTCAAGTGTCTTATTGATCATTTGAAGACAAGGATAGAGGCACTGAACAATGAGTGTTCTGGCGGAAAGCTTTTGGGGGGTAACTCTTCTAGTGGTACGCCATTTAATAATTATGACACGGGAGCTCTAGGGATCGTCAGAGGGAGGGAGCTCTCAGGAGGAAGCCtaaataggaaaaataacCCAATcgggggaggaggaggaggaggaggaggagccAAGTCCATAAGAGGGATTACAGGATCGATGGATCCGATGAACTCCTCAAGCACGACGATAAAAATTAACTACATGAGTAACATGAAAAACAACGAACAATTAGGTAATTATATTGCACAAAACAACTCCATCTTCCTGAACGAGCATATTTGCtacttttctttgttttcctttggaGAGAGATACGCCATCATTAAATATAATAACGAGAATATTGCCCGAAATGTATTTAAGAACTGCAAAATGTATAACATAAATGTGGAGTTCGTTCAGGATGATGCGGATGGATACATGGCCAGTTAA